The following coding sequences are from one Prochlorococcus sp. MIT 0604 window:
- a CDS encoding VHS domain-containing protein, which yields MPSNWSKIRDEWLDRTAVAKDDAKWALEALINSEEELFEIEQKIKNKEDAISQVKFLKKKVKETISSKEISLDDIALNTSNSNKVQISVPSNLTYLLKVWAAAEGRDLSSVAFQCLETGIREMKSKGSIPSIAVNRYDSACQKRIALAEVNNLLEKYELAQDEIK from the coding sequence ATGCCTAGTAATTGGTCAAAAATAAGAGATGAATGGCTCGATAGAACCGCAGTTGCGAAAGATGATGCTAAATGGGCATTAGAAGCTTTAATTAATTCCGAAGAAGAGTTGTTTGAAATAGAACAAAAAATAAAGAATAAAGAGGACGCTATAAGCCAAGTAAAATTTTTGAAGAAAAAGGTTAAAGAAACTATTTCCTCTAAAGAAATTAGTCTCGATGATATTGCATTAAATACTTCAAATTCAAACAAAGTACAGATCTCAGTACCATCAAATCTTACTTATCTTTTGAAAGTATGGGCCGCAGCAGAAGGAAGAGATCTATCAAGTGTTGCTTTTCAATGTTTAGAAACTGGTATAAGGGAAATGAAAAGCAAAGGTTCAATACCTTCAATAGCAGTGAATAGATATGACTCGGCCTGTCAAAAGAGGATTGCATTAGCAGAAGTAAACAATCTATT
- the gloA gene encoding lactoylglutathione lyase, producing MRILHTMLRVGDLDKSIDFYVNRLGMNLLRKKDYPHGKFTLAFVGYGSEKENSVIELTYNWDKKSEDYELGDKYGHIAIGVKDIHLICQRLEKNGCKITTKPKTMKNSTTVLAFVEDPDGYKIELIERD from the coding sequence ATGCGTATCCTACATACAATGTTGAGGGTTGGAGATTTAGATAAATCCATTGATTTCTACGTCAATAGATTAGGAATGAATTTATTACGAAAAAAGGATTACCCTCATGGAAAATTCACTTTGGCATTTGTTGGTTATGGATCAGAAAAAGAAAACTCAGTAATTGAATTAACTTATAACTGGGACAAAAAGTCTGAAGACTATGAGCTTGGAGATAAATATGGTCATATAGCTATTGGAGTAAAAGATATTCATCTAATTTGCCAAAGATTAGAAAAAAATGGTTGTAAAATAACGACCAAACCTAAAACAATGAAAAACAGTACTACTGTCTTGGCTTTTGTTGAGGATCCTGATGGTTATAAAATTGAACTTATTGAAAGAGATTAA
- a CDS encoding Tic20 family protein, whose protein sequence is MNQIFQRLSSVFLYTLPLKASIPFGYYLFYKYSFLKILLLLTFPIAIIEKSLPFGSFLLFIILFAGLVRNPNVPYFVRYNACQALLIDIALIIISYLLRIFPIVELGSIIFIFILCIFIYSISQCIYGVEPEIPLISKSVRMQI, encoded by the coding sequence TTGAATCAAATATTCCAAAGACTCTCATCAGTATTTTTATATACTTTGCCATTAAAGGCATCAATACCTTTTGGATATTATTTGTTCTATAAATATTCATTTTTAAAAATACTATTATTACTAACTTTTCCGATAGCAATAATTGAAAAATCTTTGCCTTTTGGTAGTTTTTTATTATTTATAATTCTGTTTGCTGGATTAGTAAGAAATCCAAATGTCCCCTATTTCGTTAGATATAACGCATGCCAAGCATTACTTATCGATATTGCTTTGATAATAATTTCATATCTCTTGAGAATATTTCCCATAGTTGAATTAGGCTCAATAATTTTTATATTTATACTATGTATTTTTATTTATTCGATTTCTCAATGTATTTATGGAGTTGAACCTGAAATTCCCTTAATTAGTAAATCTGTAAGAATGCAAATTTAA